From Mucilaginibacter inviolabilis, a single genomic window includes:
- the moaC gene encoding cyclic pyranopterin monophosphate synthase MoaC, whose translation MLSHLDKQGNPLMVDVSEKQVTHRTATARSVVVLPAEVLQHLTNGDLVSKKGPVFQTAIIAGIMAAKKTGDLIPLCHPLGMDNCNIVIQVNEQQEIVIDCTASITAKTGIEMEALVGASIAALTIYDMCKAMSHDIVIKETKLIAKTGGKRDFKRA comes from the coding sequence ATGTTAAGCCATTTAGATAAACAAGGCAACCCATTAATGGTTGATGTAAGTGAGAAGCAGGTTACCCACCGCACAGCCACGGCGCGCAGTGTGGTTGTTTTGCCTGCTGAAGTATTGCAACATTTAACCAATGGCGATCTAGTGAGCAAGAAAGGTCCGGTTTTTCAAACGGCTATCATTGCCGGTATTATGGCCGCTAAAAAAACCGGCGACCTGATACCGCTTTGCCATCCCCTGGGTATGGATAACTGTAACATCGTTATACAGGTTAATGAACAGCAGGAGATTGTGATTGATTGTACCGCCAGCATCACCGCTAAAACTGGTATTGAGATGGAGGCTCTGGTTGGTGCATCTATAGCAGCACTCACTATTTATGACATGTGCAAGGCCATGAGCCATGATATTGTAATTAAAGAAACCAAACTGATAGCAAAAACAGGAGGTAAACGTGACTTTAAACGAGCATAA
- a CDS encoding NTP transferase domain-containing protein has product MTLNEHKKHAKLAKPTSGNFGRNEWSIVGGPCTVIKLLAHDVIGALSTVYKCAYADTSHNDDITLVPGRLTNGAMLDYTDQINYQQFNFQNPIWPYQLKQQFANADLVLVNGNHQLAKAQVVIIDINKKASLQRRVEQLTNVQLFLLADNSEEIFDFIQEAIPHWQDIPVYRLSDRERIISFFDTNLKLSRPVLNGLVLAGGKSERMGFDKGNVNWHGKPQRFYMADMLKSFCNEVFISRRPGQHNNEADVEYPVLEDTFTGLGPFGAILSAFRERPDNAWLVIACDLPLMDEATLRNLAAWRNSSSVATAYHSPVTNFPEPLVAIWEPKSYPVLLSFLAQGYSCPRKVLINSEINLLNAPDPEALTNVNTPDELEKVKRVLHQKTATN; this is encoded by the coding sequence GTGACTTTAAACGAGCATAAAAAACACGCTAAACTGGCCAAACCAACTTCTGGTAACTTCGGTCGTAACGAATGGTCTATTGTAGGTGGGCCATGTACAGTCATCAAATTGCTGGCGCACGATGTGATCGGGGCACTATCTACTGTGTACAAATGTGCCTATGCCGATACATCGCATAATGATGATATTACCCTGGTGCCCGGCAGACTAACCAACGGAGCTATGCTGGATTATACCGATCAGATCAATTATCAGCAGTTTAATTTTCAGAACCCCATTTGGCCTTATCAGCTTAAGCAGCAATTTGCCAATGCCGATCTGGTGCTGGTCAATGGCAACCATCAATTGGCCAAAGCGCAGGTAGTGATCATTGATATCAATAAAAAGGCTTCATTACAAAGAAGGGTGGAGCAGTTAACTAACGTACAATTGTTTTTGCTGGCCGATAACAGCGAGGAGATATTTGATTTTATACAGGAAGCCATCCCTCATTGGCAGGATATACCTGTTTACCGGCTATCAGACAGGGAACGGATCATCAGTTTTTTTGATACCAACCTAAAGCTGTCACGTCCGGTTTTAAACGGGCTAGTGTTGGCCGGCGGTAAAAGCGAGCGAATGGGCTTTGACAAGGGTAATGTGAACTGGCATGGTAAGCCTCAACGGTTCTACATGGCCGATATGCTGAAGTCATTTTGCAACGAGGTTTTTATTTCCCGCAGGCCCGGGCAACATAATAATGAAGCCGACGTCGAATATCCCGTTTTGGAAGATACTTTTACCGGTCTTGGTCCATTTGGGGCTATTTTGTCGGCCTTTCGCGAAAGACCCGATAATGCCTGGCTGGTGATAGCCTGCGACTTGCCATTGATGGATGAAGCCACCCTGCGTAACCTTGCTGCCTGGCGAAACAGCTCGTCAGTGGCAACAGCTTATCATAGCCCGGTAACTAATTTTCCCGAACCATTGGTTGCCATATGGGAACCTAAAAGTTACCCGGTGCTACTGTCATTTTTAGCGCAGGGATATTCGTGCCCGCGCAAGGTGCTCATCAATAGCGAGATCAATTTGCTCAATGCACCAGATCCCGAAGCGTTGACTAATGTAAATACTCCTGATGAGCTGGAAAAAGTAAAAAGGGTCCTTCACCAAAAAACAGCTACAAACTAA
- a CDS encoding HesA/MoeB/ThiF family protein yields the protein MTPDILRYSCQMALPGFSEQTQILLQQARVLIVGAGGLGCPAAQYLTSSGVGTLGIADYDVVSASNLHRQILYSPSDIGQNKVAVAVKRLQEQNPDTKLVPHTEKINSDNVLGIIQHYDIVIDGTDNFETRYLLNDACVMTGKPLVYGAIYQFEGQVAVWNLVYDENTRSPNYRDLFPKVDPTQIPNCTEGGVIPTLAGIIGCMQANEVIKYITRTGDLLVGKILIFDAQSMQSRIIKIGATSKTPVRSLAATITIPLISALELKEHMDDDSIDLVDVRTEQERDAFDIGGTHIPLDELEGYLAYFTDPKTKVLYCATGNRSEEAVKLILKRIPDANIFSLEGGVRAYLGK from the coding sequence ATGACTCCTGATATTTTAAGATACAGTTGCCAAATGGCCCTGCCCGGTTTTAGTGAGCAGACACAAATACTATTGCAACAAGCCCGGGTACTGATAGTAGGTGCCGGCGGTTTGGGCTGCCCGGCTGCCCAATACTTAACTTCAAGTGGGGTAGGTACTTTAGGTATTGCAGATTATGACGTGGTATCTGCCAGTAACCTGCACCGGCAAATACTGTATTCACCATCTGATATTGGCCAAAATAAGGTAGCTGTTGCCGTAAAGCGCTTGCAGGAACAAAATCCGGACACAAAACTGGTTCCTCATACCGAAAAGATCAATTCAGATAACGTTCTGGGTATTATACAGCATTATGATATTGTAATTGATGGTACGGATAACTTTGAAACCCGCTATTTGCTGAATGACGCCTGCGTAATGACCGGCAAGCCCCTGGTTTATGGCGCCATTTATCAGTTTGAAGGACAAGTAGCTGTTTGGAACCTGGTTTATGATGAAAATACCCGGTCGCCCAATTACCGCGACCTTTTCCCCAAGGTTGATCCTACCCAGATCCCTAATTGCACCGAAGGTGGTGTAATACCCACGCTGGCTGGTATCATCGGTTGTATGCAGGCCAATGAAGTGATCAAATACATCACCAGAACCGGCGACCTGCTGGTTGGTAAAATATTGATATTCGATGCGCAAAGTATGCAGAGCCGTATCATCAAAATTGGTGCTACATCAAAAACACCGGTGCGAAGCCTGGCTGCAACGATAACTATTCCCCTGATATCGGCACTGGAATTGAAAGAACATATGGATGATGATTCTATCGACCTGGTCGACGTACGTACCGAACAGGAACGTGATGCATTTGATATCGGAGGTACGCATATCCCTCTTGATGAATTGGAGGGCTACCTGGCCTACTTTACCGATCCCAAAACCAAAGTACTCTACTGTGCAACCGGTAACCGGAGCGAGGAAGCAGTAAAACTGATCCTGAAACGCATTCCTGATGCTAATATTTTTTCATTGGAGGGGGGGGTGAGAGCATATCTGGGGAAGTGA
- a CDS encoding molybdenum cofactor biosynthesis protein MoaE produces MSNTQILLSAETLNIQSCIDWIMSPESGGIDVFIGTVRNATKGKPVLKLDFEAYEPMAISEMEKIARQAFEKWPVQRILIHHRTGTLQVGEVPVIIAVSAAHRDAAFEACRHIIDTLKQTVPIWKKEAFEDGEVWVAAHP; encoded by the coding sequence ATGAGTAACACCCAGATCCTGCTTTCGGCCGAAACACTGAACATTCAATCCTGTATTGATTGGATCATGTCGCCGGAATCCGGGGGAATAGATGTGTTTATTGGAACAGTGCGTAATGCCACCAAAGGCAAACCGGTACTGAAGCTTGATTTTGAGGCTTATGAGCCCATGGCCATCAGCGAAATGGAAAAGATAGCCCGACAAGCCTTTGAAAAATGGCCGGTACAAAGGATATTGATCCATCACCGTACAGGTACTTTACAGGTTGGCGAAGTACCGGTGATCATTGCCGTATCGGCAGCCCATCGAGATGCCGCTTTTGAAGCCTGTCGGCATATCATCGATACCCTGAAACAAACCGTACCCATCTGGAAAAAAGAAGCATTTGAAGATGGAGAGGTTTGGGTGGCGGCACATCCCTGA
- a CDS encoding GNAT family N-acetyltransferase, protein MSIRKATLADHPAISKLLEQLGYPGTESYLPQNLEVMLSQSLSTVLVYELDGAVAGFIAFDFIPQLTTRGDYARISCFAVDENIRSKGIGNALEEHFTQLATERKCDRIEVHCHSRRVDAHRFYERQGYTESPKYFVKMLHHE, encoded by the coding sequence ATGTCTATCAGGAAAGCCACCTTAGCCGATCATCCGGCGATATCTAAATTATTGGAACAACTAGGCTACCCGGGAACCGAGAGTTATTTACCACAGAACCTGGAGGTGATGCTCAGTCAATCGTTATCAACAGTACTGGTTTATGAACTGGATGGTGCAGTGGCCGGATTTATCGCTTTTGATTTTATCCCACAGCTAACCACCCGTGGTGATTATGCCCGGATAAGCTGTTTTGCTGTTGATGAAAACATACGCAGCAAGGGCATAGGCAATGCGCTCGAAGAGCATTTTACTCAATTAGCTACCGAAAGAAAGTGTGACCGGATAGAAGTTCATTGTCATTCGCGCAGGGTTGATGCCCATCGTTTCTATGAACGCCAGGGTTATACTGAATCTCCAAAATATTTTGTAAAAATGCTGCATCATGAGTAA
- a CDS encoding MoaD/ThiS family protein — translation MKINVLAFGVAKEIFGNSQVSLELTNDATIYNLKYLLEQQYPRLKQLASYMVAVNNEYALPGDTIHERDEIAIIPPVSGG, via the coding sequence ATGAAGATCAATGTGCTGGCATTTGGCGTGGCAAAGGAGATATTTGGAAATTCGCAGGTTAGCCTGGAATTGACAAACGATGCCACTATTTATAATTTAAAATACCTGCTGGAACAGCAATATCCGCGATTGAAGCAGCTGGCATCATACATGGTGGCAGTAAACAACGAATATGCCCTACCTGGCGATACCATACATGAACGTGACGAAATTGCCATTATACCACCGGTAAGCGGAGGATGA
- the fdhD gene encoding formate dehydrogenase accessory sulfurtransferase FdhD, translated as MAANSTHKTRVIKVNAAEVASAVDVLAIEEPLEIRLEHGPEGQRRVQNISVTMRTPGHDAELANGFLFTEGIIKNPEDIAQTEHCFIACAENKENVIQVSLVAGVVPHLQNTERNFYTTSSCGVCGKGSIDAIRTVSSFAIESGDSDTIQSPVLYQLPVILRKHQRIFEDTGGLHASALFTTMGELLLLREDVGRHNALDKLIGAALNYNWLPLRQTILLLSGRASFELIQKAAMAGINIIASVGAPSSLAVQLAQEFNITLIGFLRDERFNVYTAAHRVQIPRYEDTY; from the coding sequence ATGGCTGCCAATTCTACACATAAAACCCGGGTTATTAAGGTAAATGCTGCCGAAGTAGCTTCTGCTGTCGATGTGCTGGCCATTGAAGAACCCCTGGAGATCAGGCTGGAGCATGGGCCAGAGGGACAAAGGCGGGTGCAGAATATCTCGGTTACCATGCGTACCCCCGGTCATGATGCCGAGCTGGCCAACGGTTTTTTATTTACCGAGGGTATCATTAAAAATCCGGAGGATATTGCGCAAACGGAGCATTGTTTTATTGCCTGTGCCGAAAATAAGGAGAATGTGATACAGGTAAGCCTGGTGGCCGGCGTGGTACCCCATTTGCAGAATACCGAACGAAACTTTTATACTACCTCCAGCTGCGGAGTTTGCGGAAAAGGTTCTATTGATGCCATCCGCACGGTAAGCAGCTTTGCTATTGAGTCCGGGGATAGCGATACTATACAATCCCCTGTTTTATACCAGCTGCCCGTAATACTTCGCAAACACCAGCGGATATTTGAAGATACCGGCGGATTGCATGCTTCGGCCTTATTTACTACTATGGGCGAGTTATTGTTATTGCGCGAAGATGTTGGCCGGCATAATGCATTGGATAAACTTATTGGTGCGGCATTAAACTATAACTGGCTGCCGCTGCGGCAAACCATATTATTGTTAAGTGGCCGGGCAAGTTTTGAATTGATACAAAAAGCAGCCATGGCAGGCATCAACATTATTGCGTCGGTTGGCGCACCATCAAGCCTGGCCGTGCAGCTGGCCCAGGAATTTAACATCACCCTCATTGGCTTTTTGCGCGATGAGCGTTTTAATGTATATACCGCGGCACACCGCGTACAGATACCCCGTTATGAAGATACGTATTAA
- a CDS encoding DUF7009 family protein: MKIRIKGNSLRYRLTRTDTSRLAEKGYLQEAVDFGSKQLLYALRVVDDEQLSATFRDDAITIYVPKALIQEFADTDKVGFEGTHGNLYLLVEKDFTCLDDVAEDQSDNYPNPLAVKKI; encoded by the coding sequence ATGAAGATACGTATTAAAGGCAATTCATTAAGATACAGGCTTACACGCACTGATACTTCCAGGCTTGCAGAAAAAGGTTACCTACAAGAGGCGGTTGATTTTGGCAGTAAACAGCTGCTTTACGCCTTACGGGTAGTGGATGACGAACAGCTATCTGCCACTTTTAGGGATGATGCCATCACCATATATGTGCCTAAAGCACTGATACAGGAGTTTGCCGATACCGACAAAGTAGGTTTTGAAGGCACACATGGAAATCTGTATCTGCTGGTTGAAAAAGATTTTACCTGTTTGGATGATGTAGCCGAAGATCAGAGCGATAATTATCCCAATCCTTTAGCGGTAAAAAAGATATGA
- a CDS encoding FdhF/YdeP family oxidoreductase encodes MSKKEQEQPAAENPEKLLDLKITEQKHWAAGIPAVKVAMVDIIQEAGFVRGMEGLFKMNKKDGFDCSGCAWPDPDDDRSPVAEYCENGAKALAEEATTKKLTADFFAQNSVFDLAKLNDYEIGKKGRIAQPVYLPKGATHYQPISWDDAFKKIGDKLNSLASPNEAAFYTSGRTSNEASFTYQLFVREYGTNNLPDCSNMCHESSGVALTETIGIGKGTVTLDDFYDTDVIIIMGQNPGTNHPRMLSALQKGKRRGAKIIAINPLHEAGLMGFKNPQTVKGILGIDSHLADLYLQVKINGDMALLKAIEKLLYQAELENPGRVFDHEFIQNSTEGYGAFLTNLSQYDLDELALEAGVPLTQIKQAADMLKDKSRVIVCWAMGITQHKNGVDTIKEIVNLCALKGAIGKPGAGLCPVRGHSNVQGNRTMLIYDKPSPKQLDKLKEVFGFESPREHGYDVVESIQAMHEGKLKVFFAMGGNFLSATPDTLYTAEAMRKLEMSVHVSTKLNRSHLVHGEEALILPTLARSDKDEINGEAQFITCENSMGVVQMSKGMLKPISDNLMNENQIVCNLAKATLGNRSVVDWDKYAGSYDAVRDAIAKVIPGFEDYNQRVRIPAGFYLPNAPRTGKFENKTNGTRIGFAITELPQHDIAADEYRMGTIRSHDQFNTTLYGLDDRYRGIHNERRVIFMNEQDMRKAGFKSGEKVDLFNYHGGVERVAHLFVVVPYNIPERNTATYYPEANVLIPIDSVAEKSNTPTSKLVFIKIKKHEAG; translated from the coding sequence ATGAGCAAGAAAGAGCAGGAACAACCGGCAGCCGAAAATCCTGAGAAACTGCTGGATCTGAAAATTACCGAACAAAAACATTGGGCGGCGGGTATCCCTGCGGTAAAAGTCGCCATGGTTGATATTATACAGGAAGCTGGTTTTGTACGCGGTATGGAAGGCTTGTTTAAAATGAACAAGAAAGACGGTTTTGACTGCTCTGGCTGCGCCTGGCCCGACCCTGATGATGACCGCTCGCCGGTTGCAGAATATTGCGAGAACGGCGCCAAAGCCCTGGCCGAGGAAGCTACTACTAAAAAGCTGACTGCCGATTTCTTTGCTCAAAACTCCGTTTTCGATCTGGCTAAATTGAATGATTATGAAATAGGAAAGAAGGGACGCATCGCCCAACCTGTTTATCTGCCCAAAGGCGCTACTCATTATCAGCCCATCAGCTGGGATGATGCCTTTAAAAAGATAGGCGACAAGCTCAATAGCCTGGCATCGCCCAATGAGGCGGCATTTTATACTTCTGGCCGCACCAGTAACGAGGCCTCCTTTACCTACCAGTTGTTTGTGCGTGAGTATGGTACCAATAACCTGCCCGATTGTTCCAACATGTGTCATGAATCAAGCGGAGTGGCTCTTACCGAAACCATTGGGATAGGGAAAGGAACCGTTACCCTGGATGATTTTTACGATACCGATGTGATCATTATTATGGGGCAAAATCCGGGAACCAATCACCCGAGGATGCTCAGCGCTTTACAAAAAGGTAAAAGGAGAGGAGCAAAGATCATCGCCATAAACCCACTACACGAGGCTGGGTTGATGGGTTTTAAAAACCCGCAAACCGTTAAAGGCATCTTGGGGATCGATTCGCACCTGGCCGATCTTTACCTGCAGGTAAAAATAAACGGCGATATGGCCTTGCTCAAAGCTATAGAGAAGTTGCTGTATCAAGCCGAGCTGGAAAACCCGGGCAGGGTATTTGATCATGAATTCATCCAAAATAGCACCGAAGGCTATGGGGCTTTTTTAACCAATTTAAGCCAGTACGATCTGGATGAACTGGCGCTTGAAGCCGGTGTGCCTTTAACCCAGATTAAGCAGGCTGCGGATATGCTCAAAGATAAAAGCCGCGTTATTGTATGCTGGGCCATGGGGATCACTCAGCATAAAAACGGCGTGGATACCATTAAAGAGATCGTTAACCTATGCGCGTTAAAAGGCGCCATCGGCAAACCCGGTGCAGGCCTGTGTCCGGTAAGAGGGCATAGCAATGTACAGGGCAACCGTACCATGCTGATATATGATAAACCATCGCCCAAACAACTGGATAAACTGAAAGAAGTTTTTGGCTTTGAGTCGCCGCGCGAACATGGTTATGATGTGGTGGAATCGATACAGGCCATGCACGAAGGTAAGTTAAAAGTGTTTTTTGCCATGGGCGGTAACTTTCTTTCGGCTACGCCGGATACGCTTTATACTGCCGAGGCTATGCGCAAGCTGGAAATGTCGGTACATGTATCTACTAAGCTTAATCGCAGTCACCTGGTACATGGCGAAGAGGCTTTGATATTACCTACACTCGCGCGCAGTGATAAAGATGAGATCAACGGCGAAGCACAATTCATCACCTGCGAAAATTCGATGGGCGTGGTACAAATGTCAAAAGGGATGCTGAAACCCATATCAGACAATCTGATGAATGAAAACCAGATTGTTTGTAACCTGGCTAAGGCTACCTTAGGCAATCGCTCTGTGGTTGATTGGGACAAATACGCCGGGAGCTATGATGCGGTGCGCGATGCTATTGCCAAAGTAATACCCGGTTTTGAAGATTATAATCAGCGTGTACGTATCCCGGCAGGCTTTTACCTGCCCAATGCCCCACGCACAGGTAAATTTGAAAATAAAACCAATGGAACCAGGATAGGCTTTGCTATCACAGAGCTACCACAACATGATATTGCCGCTGATGAGTATCGTATGGGTACCATCCGCAGTCACGACCAGTTTAATACCACTTTATATGGTCTTGACGATCGTTATCGCGGCATCCATAACGAGCGCCGGGTAATATTCATGAACGAGCAGGATATGCGCAAAGCTGGCTTTAAATCGGGCGAGAAGGTTGATCTGTTTAACTATCATGGAGGTGTAGAGCGAGTAGCCCATCTGTTTGTGGTAGTTCCCTACAATATCCCCGAAAGAAACACGGCAACCTACTACCCCGAAGCCAATGTGCTGATACCCATAGACAGTGTAGCTGAGAAAAGCAATACGCCCACCTCAAAGCTGGTGTTTATTAAGATTAAAAAACACGAGGCTGGGTGA
- a CDS encoding Crp/Fnr family transcriptional regulator: protein MKQEEPLIAQPAIRLAWKKYRHLWKAAEVPAKQLLLKEGDISRKAFLIEKGCVRTWFYHDGKEISFQFFFEGDVVSSPQSMRKHIPSPFSIETLEPCTIRWLDAADMEKVRKDPVLYQFIIEQAGDKQAEFMQHFFSYLKDSPTQRYENLLRQKPEVIKRVPLQHIASYLGITQVSLSRIRNKIK, encoded by the coding sequence ATGAAACAGGAAGAACCATTAATAGCGCAGCCCGCCATCAGATTGGCCTGGAAAAAATACCGGCATTTATGGAAGGCAGCAGAGGTACCGGCCAAACAACTGCTTTTAAAAGAAGGCGATATAAGTCGTAAAGCCTTTTTAATTGAAAAGGGCTGTGTCCGCACCTGGTTTTATCATGACGGTAAAGAAATCAGTTTCCAATTCTTTTTTGAGGGCGATGTAGTTTCATCTCCGCAAAGCATGCGTAAACATATCCCAAGTCCGTTCAGTATCGAAACACTGGAACCTTGCACCATACGCTGGCTGGATGCGGCCGACATGGAAAAGGTACGAAAAGACCCTGTACTATACCAATTCATCATTGAACAAGCCGGCGATAAGCAAGCTGAGTTTATGCAGCATTTTTTCTCGTACTTAAAAGATAGTCCTACCCAGCGCTACGAAAACCTGTTACGGCAAAAACCCGAGGTGATCAAACGCGTTCCTTTGCAGCACATAGCCTCTTATCTCGGTATTACGCAGGTGTCCCTGAGCCGTATCCGTAATAAAATTAAGTGA
- a CDS encoding DUF4262 domain-containing protein, with translation MSHEEHDKKTKEDIQQAIDKYGWFVALLEADTATPAFAYTIGLWKKYRQPEIICFGLSTSTMHELLNDAGEAIKKEGSIILDVDDLNYLDNYPVMFKTVETENIRDYLGYARWYYDYKDFPVIQLFWPDKQSIYPWQNGYSKAFEFSQPLLYQKLDFKFFEPRNVCTFTVKQIVNGEKPILYVVHDEDDGSWQFLTGDELSMDDSKVVALSQITQLDPSVNELFDMPTGQSATRKFIGDKWIRESTNE, from the coding sequence ATGAGTCACGAGGAGCACGACAAAAAAACCAAAGAGGATATTCAACAGGCTATCGATAAATATGGATGGTTTGTAGCTTTATTAGAGGCCGATACTGCCACACCTGCCTTTGCTTACACTATTGGGCTATGGAAAAAATACCGTCAGCCAGAAATCATTTGTTTTGGCTTGTCAACCAGCACCATGCACGAACTATTAAATGATGCAGGAGAGGCAATCAAAAAGGAAGGTTCAATAATATTGGATGTAGATGATCTTAATTATTTAGATAACTACCCCGTAATGTTTAAAACTGTGGAAACGGAAAACATTCGGGATTACCTGGGCTATGCACGATGGTATTATGACTATAAAGATTTCCCGGTCATTCAGTTATTCTGGCCAGATAAACAGAGCATTTATCCTTGGCAGAATGGCTATAGTAAAGCTTTTGAATTTAGCCAGCCCCTGTTATACCAAAAGCTGGATTTTAAATTTTTTGAACCCCGCAATGTTTGCACCTTTACAGTAAAGCAGATTGTTAATGGAGAAAAACCAATACTGTATGTTGTTCACGACGAAGATGATGGTTCCTGGCAATTTTTAACCGGTGATGAGCTTTCCATGGATGACTCAAAGGTGGTTGCCCTAAGCCAAATCACACAGCTTGACCCTAGTGTAAATGAACTTTTCGATATGCCTACCGGGCAAAGTGCTACAAGAAAATTTATTGGCGATAAATGGATAAGGGAATCTACTAACGAATAA
- a CDS encoding ferritin family protein, producing MSFDQYHEPANELSAETRTFARMIVSLTEEAEAINWYEQRISVETDKAAKAIMQNAQQEEFKHFGMDLEFLLRKKPVWRTTLQAILFQKGDIVKLGTKGEEAAE from the coding sequence ATGTCATTTGATCAATATCACGAACCAGCCAATGAATTATCCGCCGAAACCAGGACTTTTGCGCGGATGATCGTATCCTTAACCGAAGAGGCCGAAGCCATCAACTGGTACGAGCAACGGATTTCTGTTGAAACCGACAAGGCGGCAAAAGCCATTATGCAAAATGCTCAACAGGAAGAGTTTAAACATTTTGGTATGGATCTGGAATTCCTACTGCGCAAAAAGCCGGTGTGGCGTACCACCCTGCAAGCCATCTTATTTCAAAAAGGCGATATCGTAAAGCTGGGTACCAAAGGCGAAGAAGCGGCAGAGTAG
- a CDS encoding O-acetyl-ADP-ribose deacetylase, with product MNNSRITLIKGDITKVKSDAIVNAANTSLLGGGGVDGAIHRVGGKAILEECVQIRNRQGGCKTGEAVITTAGNLPATYVIHTVGPVYNKGNSGEEELLASAYLNSLNLAVQNNVATIAFPNISTGIYHFPKQKAAEIAVNTVKQFLAGNDGIQLVTFVCFDDENYAIYQDLLR from the coding sequence ATGAATAATAGCCGTATTACACTGATCAAGGGTGATATTACTAAGGTTAAATCAGACGCTATAGTAAATGCAGCTAACACCTCTTTATTAGGCGGCGGCGGCGTTGACGGTGCTATACATCGTGTCGGGGGAAAAGCTATATTGGAAGAGTGTGTTCAGATCCGAAACAGGCAGGGTGGTTGCAAAACTGGCGAAGCTGTAATCACAACAGCCGGGAATTTACCGGCCACATATGTGATCCATACCGTTGGGCCTGTTTATAATAAGGGGAATAGCGGCGAGGAAGAACTGTTGGCATCGGCTTACTTAAACAGTCTGAATCTGGCAGTACAAAACAATGTCGCAACTATTGCTTTCCCTAATATCAGTACCGGAATTTATCATTTTCCCAAGCAAAAGGCAGCAGAAATAGCTGTCAATACTGTAAAGCAATTTTTAGCCGGGAATGATGGTATCCAATTGGTAACATTTGTTTGTTTTGACGACGAGAATTACGCTATATACCAGGATTTATTACGTTAA